In one Lujinxingia vulgaris genomic region, the following are encoded:
- a CDS encoding vanadium-dependent haloperoxidase has product MQLHSFAIAVFLSATLILTSGCDEALDAPPRHPTPIGEDRGDVVVSWMDLTLDRVQADGLTPPQTSRILAYSGVALYEALLGGMPRQQSFGGQLAGLGELPALEPGVDYDFYTVAHATMGHLMPLLFVSDESRRAFKDFAEEGMQQRAEAGVSADVRERSRAYGVLVAEVIDAWAYGDGYDDAMAVTYEFSDEPHAWRPTAEGMQALLPGWGRIRPFALPAANACAPPPPPAFETLPHSALYRQALAVWNASRTLTPDQEHIANFWADNVGASPTPPGHWMRIAAQVLADRHERLDRSAETVALLGLVQADAFISCWDEKYRSNLLRPVTYIRDHIDEDWTSLVSTPPFPEYTSGHSNASAAAARVLTEQLGAFPFADRTHQSQGLGVRHFDDFQHAAQEAAISRLYGGIHYPIGIDYGMPQGECVAGHLLEGVETRRMSE; this is encoded by the coding sequence ATGCAGCTTCACAGCTTCGCCATCGCCGTGTTTCTCAGCGCAACGCTCATCCTCACATCAGGGTGCGATGAGGCGCTCGACGCGCCACCACGCCACCCCACGCCGATTGGCGAGGATCGTGGCGATGTGGTGGTGAGCTGGATGGATCTCACCCTGGATCGGGTGCAGGCCGACGGCCTGACCCCACCGCAGACCTCCCGCATTCTGGCCTACTCCGGGGTCGCCCTCTATGAGGCGTTGCTCGGCGGTATGCCTCGTCAGCAGTCCTTCGGCGGCCAGCTCGCAGGCCTGGGCGAGCTGCCGGCGCTGGAGCCCGGCGTCGACTACGACTTCTACACGGTCGCGCACGCCACAATGGGGCATTTGATGCCGCTGCTCTTTGTCAGCGACGAGAGCCGCCGCGCCTTTAAAGATTTTGCCGAAGAGGGCATGCAGCAACGCGCCGAGGCCGGGGTCAGCGCCGACGTTCGCGAGCGCTCTCGCGCCTATGGCGTGCTTGTGGCCGAGGTCATCGACGCCTGGGCCTACGGCGACGGCTACGACGACGCGATGGCCGTCACCTACGAGTTCTCCGATGAGCCCCACGCCTGGCGCCCCACCGCCGAGGGCATGCAGGCGCTTCTGCCGGGCTGGGGGCGCATTCGTCCCTTCGCGCTGCCGGCGGCCAACGCCTGCGCCCCGCCGCCCCCTCCCGCCTTTGAGACCCTCCCGCACTCCGCGCTTTACCGTCAGGCACTCGCCGTGTGGAACGCCTCACGCACTCTGACGCCTGATCAAGAGCATATCGCCAACTTCTGGGCCGATAACGTCGGCGCCAGCCCCACTCCCCCGGGCCACTGGATGCGCATCGCCGCACAGGTTCTGGCGGATCGCCACGAGCGCCTCGACCGCAGCGCCGAAACCGTCGCGCTCCTGGGACTTGTGCAGGCCGACGCCTTCATCTCCTGCTGGGACGAGAAATACCGCTCCAACCTCCTGCGCCCGGTCACCTACATCCGCGACCACATCGACGAAGACTGGACGTCGCTCGTCAGCACACCGCCCTTCCCCGAGTACACCTCCGGCCACTCCAACGCTTCGGCCGCCGCCGCCCGCGTGCTCACCGAACAGCTCGGCGCCTTTCCCTTCGCCGACCGCACCCATCAATCCCAGGGTCTGGGAGTGCGCCACTTCGACGACTTCCAGCACGCCGCCCAGGAAGCCGCCATCTCCCGCCTCTACGGCGGCATCCACTACCCGATCGGCATCGACTACGGCATGCCCCAGGGCGAGTGTGTGGCGGGGCATCTGTTGGAGGGGGTGGAGACGCGAAGGATGTCTGAGTGA
- the tkt gene encoding transketolase, which translates to MTDSITTLSINTIRTLSMDAVQAANSGHPGAPMGLAPVAYAIWQKHLRHDPADPTWFNRDRFVLSNGHASMLLYSLLHLTGYEAMTLEQIKNFRQWGSLTPGHPEAELTPGVETTTGPLGQGFATAVGMAMAEAHLRERFAGVVDHYTFGICSDGDLMEGVSHEAASLAGHLGLGKLIFLYDDNEITIDGRTDIAFTEDTTGRFEAYGWQVLNVDDGNDVDAIDRAIEKAKAETRRPTLIRVKTIIGFGSPNKADTSSVHGSPLGDDEIKLTKEALGWPYPDPFVVPSEVREHMAGEAAARAREARQAWEERLNALKAESPEKFDELTRRISGELPQGWADALPRFEASEKGMATRASSGKVIEKIFEVLPELVGGSADLAGSNKTLFPKFGEMSRESHAGQNVHFGIREHAMAAAVNGMCLHGGVRGFGATFLVFADYMRPALRLAALMHMPQIMVFTHDSIGLGEDGPTHQPIEHLMSLRAMPNYHVLRPADAEEVRQCWELALEHKTGPSGLVLTRQNVPTFDRDALHSVGDATKGAYTLADSNPGELPEALILSTGSEVAIAVEAFETLKAQGKAVRVVSMPCWEVFEQQSDDYKASVLPAEVTRRVAIEAGVTLGWGRYTGTQGKVLGLDHFGASAPYEELYEKFGLTAARVVEAVNSF; encoded by the coding sequence ATGACCGACTCGATCACCACACTGAGCATTAATACGATCCGCACGCTTTCGATGGACGCGGTGCAGGCCGCCAACAGCGGCCACCCGGGCGCGCCGATGGGGCTTGCGCCGGTGGCGTACGCCATCTGGCAAAAACACTTGCGTCACGATCCGGCCGACCCGACCTGGTTTAACCGCGATCGTTTTGTGCTCTCCAACGGTCACGCCTCCATGCTGCTCTACAGCCTGCTGCACCTGACGGGCTATGAGGCGATGACGCTCGAGCAGATCAAGAACTTCCGCCAGTGGGGAAGCCTCACCCCGGGTCACCCCGAGGCCGAGCTGACCCCGGGCGTGGAGACGACCACCGGGCCCCTGGGCCAGGGTTTTGCCACGGCGGTGGGCATGGCGATGGCCGAGGCGCACCTGCGCGAGCGATTCGCAGGCGTGGTCGACCACTACACCTTCGGCATCTGCTCCGACGGCGACCTGATGGAAGGCGTCTCGCATGAGGCCGCGTCGCTGGCCGGGCACCTGGGCCTGGGCAAGTTGATCTTCCTCTATGATGACAACGAGATCACCATCGACGGGCGCACCGATATCGCGTTCACCGAAGACACCACCGGGCGTTTTGAAGCCTACGGCTGGCAGGTCTTGAACGTGGATGATGGCAACGACGTCGACGCCATCGATCGCGCCATCGAGAAGGCCAAAGCTGAGACGCGGCGCCCCACGCTGATTCGCGTCAAAACGATCATCGGTTTTGGCTCGCCAAATAAAGCCGACACCTCCTCGGTGCACGGCTCCCCGCTGGGCGACGATGAGATCAAGCTGACCAAAGAGGCGCTGGGCTGGCCTTACCCCGATCCTTTTGTGGTGCCCTCGGAGGTTCGCGAGCATATGGCCGGCGAGGCTGCCGCGCGTGCGCGGGAGGCCCGCCAGGCCTGGGAGGAACGCCTCAATGCCCTCAAGGCTGAATCCCCCGAGAAGTTCGATGAACTCACGCGTCGCATCAGCGGAGAGCTCCCGCAGGGCTGGGCCGACGCGCTGCCGCGCTTTGAGGCTTCCGAGAAGGGCATGGCCACCCGTGCTTCCAGCGGCAAGGTGATCGAGAAGATCTTTGAGGTGTTGCCCGAGCTCGTCGGTGGCTCGGCGGATCTGGCCGGCTCCAACAAGACGCTCTTCCCGAAGTTCGGGGAGATGTCGCGCGAGAGCCACGCCGGTCAGAACGTGCACTTTGGCATCCGCGAGCACGCCATGGCTGCGGCCGTCAACGGGATGTGCCTGCATGGCGGCGTGCGCGGCTTTGGCGCGACCTTCCTGGTCTTTGCCGACTACATGCGCCCGGCGCTTCGACTGGCGGCGTTGATGCATATGCCGCAGATCATGGTGTTTACCCATGACTCCATTGGACTTGGCGAAGACGGCCCCACCCACCAGCCCATCGAACATCTGATGTCGCTGCGTGCGATGCCTAACTACCACGTGCTGCGCCCGGCCGATGCGGAAGAGGTGCGCCAGTGCTGGGAGCTGGCGCTGGAGCATAAAACCGGGCCCTCAGGGCTGGTGCTCACGCGGCAGAACGTGCCCACCTTCGACCGCGACGCGCTCCACAGCGTGGGCGATGCGACGAAGGGCGCCTACACCCTTGCGGACAGCAACCCCGGCGAGTTGCCGGAGGCGTTGATTTTGTCGACGGGGAGTGAGGTTGCGATCGCGGTGGAGGCTTTTGAGACCCTCAAAGCGCAGGGCAAGGCGGTGCGTGTGGTGTCGATGCCCTGCTGGGAGGTCTTTGAGCAGCAGAGCGATGACTATAAGGCGTCGGTGCTGCCCGCCGAGGTCACCCGTCGTGTGGCCATTGAGGCCGGCGTTACGCTGGGATGGGGCCGTTATACGGGGACTCAGGGCAAGGTGCTGGGGCTTGATCATTTCGGTGCCTCGGCCCCCTATGAAGAGCTCTATGAGAAGTTCGGGTTGACCGCGGCGCGGGTGGTGGAGGCGGTCAACAGCTTCTGA
- a CDS encoding class I SAM-dependent methyltransferase, which produces MPANFTRRLDLFKDAGFADPKAAVDLLTSDAEALGIGGVQPGTPLEDALRGADQQAAELLDEPVGRLLDNVVEWLFERGGDLATLFWLARKLSSDESTLHLGALAFGVASRLWQAGKEAEAAAMVRFLVDLDFDYGKLYRESGIAYGFFQSREPNPFVWKLLDFVEERARNRGEQDTIKVAELGCGIGNDALGIVSSPRVSSYLGIDISPVALEEHGKRVAPMLEERPELEHNLLAGDFVSTLERKDPRVEGVNLIYSYSSLHYFSSGELSRIFALAAEILPAQSGLFCFAIKGKDSIWDGQGVPLYRPDVWVNLDGQTRWFPSRQALAKMLDEHGFEILMHEWHEHWGYSEFARRDRFHYVVATPRRKQGAST; this is translated from the coding sequence ATGCCAGCCAACTTCACGCGACGACTCGACCTCTTCAAAGATGCGGGGTTTGCCGACCCGAAGGCGGCCGTCGATCTACTTACCAGCGACGCCGAGGCGTTGGGCATCGGCGGGGTGCAGCCCGGAACACCGCTGGAAGACGCCCTGCGCGGCGCGGATCAGCAGGCCGCCGAGCTGCTCGATGAGCCGGTTGGCAGGCTGCTCGACAACGTCGTGGAGTGGCTCTTTGAGCGCGGCGGAGACCTGGCCACGCTCTTCTGGCTGGCGCGAAAGTTAAGCAGTGATGAGTCTACCCTGCATCTAGGGGCGCTGGCCTTTGGCGTGGCCAGCAGGCTGTGGCAGGCCGGAAAAGAGGCCGAAGCCGCCGCGATGGTGCGATTTCTGGTCGATCTGGACTTCGACTACGGCAAGCTCTACCGGGAGTCGGGCATTGCCTACGGCTTTTTTCAGTCGCGCGAGCCCAACCCCTTCGTCTGGAAACTTCTGGACTTTGTGGAGGAGCGCGCGCGTAACCGCGGTGAGCAGGACACCATCAAGGTTGCCGAGCTGGGCTGCGGCATTGGCAACGACGCGCTGGGCATCGTCTCCAGCCCGCGGGTGAGCTCGTACCTGGGCATCGACATCAGCCCGGTGGCGCTGGAGGAGCACGGCAAGCGGGTGGCGCCGATGCTTGAGGAGCGTCCGGAGCTTGAACATAATTTGCTGGCCGGTGACTTCGTCTCAACGCTGGAGCGCAAAGATCCGCGGGTAGAGGGCGTCAACCTGATCTACTCGTACTCCAGCCTGCATTATTTTAGCTCCGGGGAGCTCTCGCGGATCTTCGCGTTGGCGGCCGAGATATTGCCGGCGCAGAGCGGGCTTTTTTGCTTCGCGATTAAGGGGAAAGACAGCATCTGGGACGGGCAGGGCGTGCCGCTTTACCGCCCCGATGTCTGGGTGAACCTCGACGGGCAGACGCGCTGGTTTCCCTCGCGTCAGGCGCTGGCGAAGATGCTCGACGAGCACGGCTTCGAGATCCTGATGCATGAGTGGCATGAGCACTGGGGCTACAGCGAGTTCGCGCGCCGTGACCGCTTCCACTACGTGGTTGCCACGCCGCGGCGTAAGCAGGGGGCGAGCACGTGA